The following are encoded in a window of Flavobacterium sp. WC2421 genomic DNA:
- the rplX gene encoding 50S ribosomal protein L24 yields MIKLKIKTGDIVRVIAGDHKGSEGKVLRVDREKNKAIVEGVNMVSKHTKPSAKSPQGGIVKKEASIQISNISLIDPKTKEATRTGVRVEGDKKVRFSKKSNQVL; encoded by the coding sequence ATGATAAAGCTAAAAATAAAAACAGGTGACATCGTAAGAGTAATTGCTGGAGATCACAAAGGATCAGAAGGTAAAGTATTACGTGTTGACCGTGAGAAAAACAAAGCAATCGTTGAAGGTGTAAACATGGTTTCAAAACACACGAAACCAAGTGCAAAAAGCCCTCAAGGTGGTATTGTGAAAAAAGAAGCTTCTATTCAAATTTCTAACATCTCTCTAATTGATCCTAAAACTAAGGAAGCAACTAGAACTGGAGTTAGAGTTGAAGGAGATAAGAAAGTAAGATTTTCAAAAAAATCTAATCAAGTACTATAG
- the rplB gene encoding 50S ribosomal protein L2: MSVRKLKPITPGQRFRVVNGYDAITTDKPERSLIAPIKNSGGRNSQGKMTMRYTGGGHKQRYRIIDFKRTKEGIPATVKSIEYDPNRTAFIALLAYADGEKTYVIAQNGLKVGQKLVSGPESQPEIGNTLPLSRVPLGTVISCIELRPGQGAVIARSAGTFAQLMARDGKYATIKMPSGETRLILLTCSATIGAVSNSDHQLVVSGKAGRTRWLGRRPRTRPVAMNPVDHPMGGGEGRSSGGHPRSRNGIPAKGYRTRSKKNPSNKYIVERRKK; this comes from the coding sequence ATGTCAGTAAGAAAATTAAAACCTATTACCCCAGGTCAGCGATTTAGAGTTGTGAATGGTTATGACGCCATTACAACTGATAAGCCGGAACGCTCTTTGATAGCGCCGATAAAAAACTCTGGAGGTAGAAATAGTCAAGGAAAGATGACCATGCGTTATACGGGTGGTGGTCACAAGCAGAGATATCGTATTATTGATTTTAAACGTACTAAAGAAGGAATTCCTGCTACGGTTAAATCAATCGAATATGATCCAAATCGTACTGCGTTTATCGCTTTATTAGCTTACGCTGATGGTGAGAAAACATATGTAATTGCTCAAAACGGATTGAAAGTTGGTCAGAAATTAGTTTCTGGTCCGGAATCTCAACCTGAAATTGGAAATACATTACCTTTAAGTAGAGTTCCACTAGGAACTGTAATTTCTTGTATCGAATTGAGACCAGGACAAGGGGCTGTAATTGCTCGTTCTGCTGGAACATTTGCTCAATTGATGGCAAGAGATGGAAAATATGCTACAATTAAAATGCCTTCAGGTGAAACAAGATTAATCTTGTTGACTTGTTCTGCTACAATTGGAGCTGTTTCTAATTCAGACCACCAATTAGTTGTATCTGGTAAAGCAGGTAGAACAAGATGGTTAGGTAGAAGACCTAGAACAAGACCTGTAGCAATGAACCCTGTCGATCACCCAATGGGTGGTGGTGAAGGACGTTCTTCTGGTGGACATCCACGTTCAAGAAATGGAATACCAGCAAAAGGTTATAGAACTCGTTCTAAGAAAAACCCGAGTAACAAGTATATCGTAGAACGTAGAAAGAAATAA
- the rplW gene encoding 50S ribosomal protein L23 produces MSIIIKPIVTEKVTKESEVLNRFGFVVNKKANKVEIKKAVEAAYGVTILSVNTMNVRPDRTTKYTKSGLITGKTNAIKKAIVQVKEGETIDFYNNI; encoded by the coding sequence ATGAGCATCATAATTAAACCTATAGTAACAGAAAAAGTAACCAAAGAAAGTGAAGTTTTAAACCGCTTCGGATTCGTTGTTAATAAAAAAGCAAATAAAGTTGAGATTAAGAAAGCTGTTGAAGCTGCTTATGGGGTAACTATTTTGAGTGTTAACACGATGAACGTAAGGCCGGATAGAACTACAAAATACACTAAAAGTGGTTTAATTACTGGAAAAACAAATGCAATTAAGAAAGCAATTGTTCAAGTAAAAGAAGGAGAAACAATTGATTTTTACAACAATATCTAA
- the rpmD gene encoding 50S ribosomal protein L30 — protein sequence MAKLLVKQVRSKINCPLDQKRGLEALGLRKMGQVVEHDSNPAILGMINKVKHLVSVEETK from the coding sequence ATGGCTAAATTATTAGTAAAACAAGTTAGAAGTAAAATCAACTGTCCACTTGATCAAAAAAGAGGATTAGAAGCTTTAGGTCTACGTAAAATGGGTCAAGTTGTAGAACATGACTCAAACCCTGCAATCCTTGGGATGATAAACAAAGTTAAACACTTAGTTTCTGTAGAGGAAACTAAATAA
- the secY gene encoding preprotein translocase subunit SecY — MKKFIESISNVWKIEELKNRILITLGLLLVYRFGAHVTLPGIDATQLNSLAGQTKSGIGSILDMFTGGAFSKASVFALGIMPYISASIVVQLMGIAIPYLQKLQNDGESGRKKINQITRWLTIVITLVQGPTYIYNLYRTLPSSAFLLGFNSFEFLFSSVIILVTGTIFAMWLGEKITDKGIGNGISLLIMVGILARFPQAFIQEFTTRVTNNNGGPMLLVIEIIIWLLVIVACVLLTMAIRKIPVQYARRTTSGDYEQDLMGGNRQWIPLKLNASGVMPIIFAQAIMFIPAAVAGLSKSDASQSIVGAFSNMFGFWYNFVFATLIVVFTYFYTAITVPTNKMSDDLKRSGGFIPGVRPGVETSDFLDKVMSLITFPGSLFLALIAVFPAIVVSLMDVQQSWAMFFGGTSLIIMVGVAIDTIQQINSYLLNKHYDGLMKSGKNRKAVA; from the coding sequence ATGAAGAAATTTATTGAGTCAATAAGTAATGTTTGGAAAATCGAAGAACTAAAAAACAGAATCCTAATCACATTAGGTCTGCTTTTAGTTTATCGTTTTGGAGCACACGTTACGCTTCCGGGAATCGATGCAACACAATTAAATAGTTTAGCTGGCCAAACCAAAAGTGGTATTGGATCTATCTTAGACATGTTTACGGGTGGAGCTTTCTCTAAAGCGTCAGTTTTTGCTTTAGGAATTATGCCTTACATTTCTGCATCTATTGTTGTTCAACTTATGGGAATTGCTATTCCTTATTTGCAAAAACTTCAAAATGATGGAGAGAGTGGTAGAAAAAAGATTAATCAGATTACACGTTGGTTGACTATAGTTATTACTTTAGTACAAGGACCAACATATATCTATAATCTATATAGAACTTTACCTAGTAGTGCATTTTTATTAGGGTTTAATTCTTTTGAATTCTTATTTTCTTCAGTAATTATCTTAGTTACAGGTACAATTTTTGCCATGTGGTTAGGAGAAAAAATAACTGATAAAGGAATTGGAAATGGTATTTCGCTTTTAATTATGGTTGGTATACTTGCTAGATTTCCTCAGGCATTTATACAAGAATTTACAACTAGGGTTACTAATAACAACGGAGGACCAATGTTATTGGTTATCGAAATTATTATTTGGTTATTGGTTATTGTTGCTTGTGTTTTATTGACTATGGCAATTAGAAAAATACCAGTTCAGTACGCTCGTCGTACTACTTCAGGAGATTATGAACAAGATTTAATGGGTGGTAATAGACAATGGATTCCTTTGAAGCTTAATGCTTCAGGAGTGATGCCTATTATCTTTGCTCAAGCAATTATGTTTATTCCTGCTGCTGTTGCTGGGTTATCAAAATCTGATGCATCACAGTCTATTGTTGGTGCTTTTAGTAACATGTTCGGTTTTTGGTATAATTTTGTATTCGCAACATTAATTGTTGTATTTACTTACTTTTATACTGCGATTACTGTTCCTACTAATAAGATGTCTGATGATTTGAAAAGAAGTGGTGGTTTTATTCCAGGTGTTAGACCAGGAGTTGAAACTTCTGATTTTCTTGACAAGGTGATGTCTTTGATAACTTTCCCAGGATCTTTATTTCTTGCTCTAATAGCTGTGTTCCCAGCGATTGTTGTAAGTCTTATGGATGTTCAACAATCTTGGGCAATGTTTTTTGGGGGTACCTCATTAATCATTATGGTTGGTGTTGCAATAGATACAATTCAACAAATCAATTCATACTTGTTAAACAAACATTATGATGGTTTAATGAAAAGTGGAAAAAATAGAAAAGCAGTAGCTTAA
- the rplE gene encoding 50S ribosomal protein L5, which translates to MAYTPRLKEEYKSRVISALTEEYGYVNVMQVPKLEKIVLSRGVGAAVSDKKLIDYAVDELTKITGQKAISTISKKDVASFKLRKGMPIGAKVTLRGERMYEFLDRLITSALPRVRDFSGIKATGFDGRGNYNLGVLEQIIFPEIDIDKVNKISGMDITFVTSAQTDKEAKSLLAELGLPFKKN; encoded by the coding sequence ATGGCATATACACCTAGACTAAAAGAAGAATATAAGAGTAGAGTTATCTCTGCTCTTACAGAAGAGTACGGATATGTAAACGTAATGCAAGTTCCTAAATTGGAGAAAATCGTTTTAAGCCGTGGAGTTGGAGCAGCAGTTTCTGATAAAAAATTAATCGACTATGCGGTTGATGAATTGACAAAGATAACTGGACAAAAAGCAATATCTACTATTTCAAAGAAAGACGTTGCGTCTTTTAAATTGAGAAAGGGAATGCCAATTGGAGCAAAAGTTACTTTGCGTGGAGAAAGAATGTATGAGTTTTTAGATAGACTTATTACTTCAGCTTTACCACGTGTTAGAGATTTCAGTGGTATTAAAGCTACTGGTTTCGACGGAAGAGGAAACTATAACCTTGGTGTTTTAGAGCAAATCATTTTCCCAGAAATTGATATTGATAAAGTAAACAAAATATCTGGAATGGATATCACTTTTGTTACTTCTGCTCAAACTGATAAGGAAGCAAAGTCATTATTGGCTGAATTAGGATTACCTTTTAAAAAGAATTAA
- the rplP gene encoding 50S ribosomal protein L16: MLQPKRTKYRKVQKGKMKGNSGRGHELSNGMFGIKSVHEDGMFLTSRQIEAARIAATRFMKREGQLWIKIFPDKPITKKPLEVRMGKGKGAVEYWAAVVKPGRIMFEIGGVPLSVAKEALRLAAQKLPVKTKFVIARDFEA, translated from the coding sequence ATGTTACAGCCTAAAAGAACAAAATACCGTAAGGTACAAAAAGGTAAAATGAAAGGGAACTCTGGAAGAGGGCATGAACTTTCTAATGGAATGTTTGGTATTAAATCTGTACATGAAGATGGAATGTTTTTAACTTCTCGTCAAATTGAAGCAGCTCGTATTGCTGCTACACGTTTCATGAAAAGAGAGGGACAATTATGGATCAAAATATTTCCAGACAAACCAATTACTAAGAAGCCTCTTGAGGTACGTATGGGTAAAGGTAAAGGAGCAGTTGAGTATTGGGCTGCCGTTGTTAAACCCGGAAGAATTATGTTTGAAATTGGAGGAGTACCTTTGTCAGTTGCAAAAGAGGCGTTACGTCTTGCAGCTCAAAAGCTTCCAGTAAAAACTAAATTCGTTATTGCTAGAGATTTCGAAGCATAA
- the rpsE gene encoding 30S ribosomal protein S5 yields the protein MSNSKYKNVELVKPSGLELKDRLVSVNRVTKVTKGGRAFGFSAIVVVGDENGVVGHGLGKSKDVSEAIAKAVEDAKKNLVKIPLNGQSVPHEQKGKFGGARVFLIPASHGTGVIAGGAVRSVLESVGIHDVLSKSQGSSNPHNVVKATFDALLQMRSAYTVAKQRGLSLEKVFKG from the coding sequence ATGTCTAATAGTAAATACAAGAATGTAGAGTTAGTAAAGCCTAGTGGTCTTGAATTAAAAGATCGTTTGGTAAGTGTAAATCGTGTTACTAAGGTTACAAAGGGTGGTAGAGCTTTTGGTTTTTCTGCTATTGTAGTTGTAGGTGATGAAAATGGTGTTGTAGGACATGGATTAGGAAAATCTAAAGATGTTTCTGAAGCAATTGCGAAAGCAGTAGAAGATGCTAAGAAAAATTTAGTAAAAATTCCTTTGAATGGTCAATCAGTACCACACGAACAAAAAGGTAAATTTGGTGGTGCACGTGTATTTTTAATTCCTGCCTCTCATGGTACAGGAGTTATTGCTGGTGGAGCTGTTCGTTCAGTTCTTGAGTCAGTAGGTATTCACGATGTATTATCTAAATCTCAAGGATCATCAAATCCTCACAACGTAGTAAAAGCAACTTTTGATGCTTTATTACAAATGAGAAGTGCTTATACTGTTGCAAAACAGAGAGGGCTTTCTTTAGAAAAAGTTTTTAAAGGTTAA
- the rpmC gene encoding 50S ribosomal protein L29: MKQSEIKDLSAAELQEKLSQTKKAYADLKMAHAISPIENPLQIRSVRRTVARLATELTKRELQ; this comes from the coding sequence ATGAAACAATCAGAAATAAAAGATCTTTCTGCAGCGGAGTTGCAAGAAAAACTTAGTCAAACTAAGAAGGCATATGCCGACCTAAAAATGGCTCACGCTATTTCTCCAATTGAGAATCCACTTCAAATTAGAAGTGTGAGAAGAACAGTTGCAAGATTAGCTACTGAACTTACAAAAAGAGAGTTACAATAA
- the rplF gene encoding 50S ribosomal protein L6: MSRIGKNPIVIPAGVTVEVKDGIITVKGKNGQLTQEFSDVTVTVEDGQVQVDRSSDHKDQRAKHGLYRSLINNMIIGVTDGFTKSLELVGVGYRASNQGQKLDLALGYSHNIVLEIAPEVSLETISEKGKNPIVKLTSFDKQLLGQVAAKIRAFRKPEPYKGKGVKFVGEVLRRKAGKSA, from the coding sequence ATGTCAAGAATAGGTAAAAATCCAATTGTAATCCCTGCTGGTGTAACTGTAGAAGTTAAAGACGGTATTATTACAGTTAAAGGAAAAAATGGTCAACTTACACAGGAGTTTTCGGACGTTACTGTAACGGTTGAAGACGGTCAAGTTCAAGTGGATAGATCGTCTGATCACAAAGACCAAAGAGCAAAACACGGATTGTACAGATCTTTAATCAATAACATGATTATCGGTGTAACTGACGGTTTTACAAAATCATTAGAATTGGTAGGAGTTGGTTATAGAGCTTCTAATCAAGGACAAAAATTAGATTTAGCTCTTGGATATTCTCACAATATTGTTTTAGAAATTGCTCCAGAAGTAAGTTTAGAAACTATATCTGAAAAAGGTAAAAACCCAATTGTTAAACTAACATCGTTTGACAAACAACTTTTAGGTCAAGTTGCGGCAAAAATTAGAGCTTTCCGTAAGCCTGAGCCGTACAAAGGAAAAGGTGTTAAATTTGTAGGTGAAGTATTAAGAAGAAAAGCAGGTAAATCAGCTTAA
- the rplV gene encoding 50S ribosomal protein L22: MGVRKRETADARKEANKSIAFAKLNNCPTSPRKMRLVADLVRGQKVERALNILRFSSKEASRKLEKLVLSVIANWQAKNPDANMEEAGLFVKTITVDGGMMLKRLRPAPQGRAHRIRKRSNHVTIVLGSINNTQAI, encoded by the coding sequence ATGGGAGTTCGTAAAAGAGAAACAGCAGATGCGAGAAAAGAGGCTAATAAGTCTATTGCTTTCGCGAAATTGAATAACTGCCCTACTTCACCTAGAAAAATGCGCTTAGTAGCGGACTTGGTAAGAGGTCAGAAGGTAGAAAGAGCACTAAACATCTTAAGATTTAGTTCTAAAGAAGCTTCAAGAAAATTAGAAAAATTGGTTTTATCTGTAATTGCCAACTGGCAAGCAAAAAACCCTGACGCTAATATGGAAGAAGCAGGTTTATTTGTTAAAACGATTACAGTAGATGGTGGAATGATGTTGAAAAGACTTCGTCCAGCTCCACAGGGTCGTGCACACAGAATTAGAAAACGTTCTAATCACGTAACAATCGTGCTTGGATCTATTAATAACACACAAGCAATTTAA
- the rpsH gene encoding 30S ribosomal protein S8, whose translation MYTDPIADYLTRVRNAVAANHKVVEIPASNLKKEITKILFDQGYILSYKFEDNAVQGSIKIALKYDKDTKESVIKDIQRISKPGLRKYSSSASIPRILNGLGIAIVSTSKGLMTGKKAKQLNVGGEVICYVY comes from the coding sequence ATGTATACAGATCCTATTGCAGATTATTTAACAAGGGTTAGAAACGCTGTGGCTGCAAACCACAAAGTTGTCGAAATCCCTGCATCTAATCTAAAAAAAGAAATAACTAAGATCTTATTTGATCAAGGTTATATCTTAAGTTACAAATTTGAAGACAACGCTGTTCAGGGTTCGATCAAAATTGCTTTGAAGTATGATAAAGATACTAAAGAGTCAGTAATTAAAGATATCCAAAGAATTAGTAAACCAGGTTTACGTAAATATTCAAGTTCAGCTTCTATTCCTAGAATCCTTAATGGATTAGGAATTGCTATTGTTTCTACATCAAAAGGTTTGATGACTGGAAAGAAAGCCAAACAACTTAATGTTGGTGGAGAAGTAATTTGTTACGTATACTAA
- the rpsS gene encoding 30S ribosomal protein S19, which translates to MARSLKKGPFVHYKLDKKVQENIAGGNKGVVKTWSRASMITPDFVGQTIAVHNGRQFVPVYVTENMVGHKLGEFSPTRSFRGHAGAKNKGKK; encoded by the coding sequence ATGGCACGTTCATTAAAAAAAGGACCTTTCGTTCATTATAAGTTAGACAAGAAAGTTCAAGAAAACATCGCTGGTGGGAATAAAGGAGTAGTAAAGACTTGGTCTAGAGCTTCTATGATTACTCCAGACTTCGTTGGGCAAACTATCGCAGTTCATAACGGTCGTCAATTTGTACCAGTTTACGTAACAGAAAACATGGTAGGTCACAAATTAGGAGAATTTTCACCAACTAGATCTTTTAGAGGTCATGCTGGAGCAAAAAATAAAGGTAAAAAATAA
- the rpsM gene encoding 30S ribosomal protein S13: MARIAGVDIPKNKRGVIALTYIFGLGNSRAIEILEKAQVSQDKKVQDWNDDEIGAIREAVSAFKIEGELRSEVSLNIKRLMDIGCYRGIRHRTGLPLRGQRTKNNSRTRKGKRKTVANKKKATK, from the coding sequence ATGGCAAGAATAGCAGGGGTAGATATCCCGAAAAACAAGAGAGGTGTTATAGCACTTACCTACATCTTCGGATTAGGAAATAGTAGAGCTATTGAGATTTTAGAAAAAGCTCAAGTAAGCCAAGATAAAAAAGTTCAAGACTGGAATGATGACGAGATCGGAGCAATTCGTGAAGCTGTATCAGCATTCAAAATTGAAGGAGAATTACGTTCTGAAGTTTCTTTAAACATCAAACGTTTAATGGATATTGGTTGTTACAGAGGTATCCGTCATAGAACTGGTCTTCCTTTAAGAGGACAAAGAACTAAGAATAACTCTAGAACAAGAAAAGGTAAAAGAAAAACTGTTGCTAACAAGAAAAAAGCAACTAAATAA
- the rpsN gene encoding 30S ribosomal protein S14 has translation MAKESMKAREVKREKTVAKYAEKRKALLEAGDFVGLQKLPKNASPVRLHNRCKLTGRPRGYMRQFGVSRVTFREMANNGLIPGVKKASW, from the coding sequence ATGGCTAAAGAATCAATGAAAGCCCGTGAGGTTAAGAGAGAAAAAACGGTAGCTAAATATGCTGAGAAAAGAAAAGCTTTGTTAGAAGCTGGAGATTTCGTAGGTTTGCAGAAATTACCGAAAAATGCTTCGCCAGTTCGTTTGCATAATAGATGTAAATTAACAGGTAGACCAAGAGGGTATATGCGTCAGTTCGGTGTTTCACGTGTTACATTTCGTGAAATGGCTAATAATGGATTGATACCAGGTGTTAAAAAAGCTAGTTGGTAA
- the infA gene encoding translation initiation factor IF-1 produces the protein MAKQSAIEQDGSIIEALSNAMFRVELENGHIVIAHISGKMRMHYIKLLPGDKVKLEMSPYDLSKARITYRY, from the coding sequence ATGGCAAAACAATCAGCAATAGAACAAGACGGATCAATCATTGAAGCATTATCAAATGCGATGTTCCGTGTAGAATTAGAGAATGGACATATCGTTATTGCTCACATTTCTGGAAAAATGCGTATGCATTACATCAAATTATTACCTGGTGATAAAGTGAAACTAGAAATGAGTCCTTACGATTTGTCAAAGGCAAGAATTACTTATAGATATTAA
- the ykgO gene encoding type B 50S ribosomal protein L36 yields the protein MKVRASVKKRSPECKIVRRKGRLYVINKKNPRFKQRQG from the coding sequence ATGAAAGTTAGAGCATCAGTAAAAAAGAGAAGTCCCGAGTGCAAAATTGTGCGTAGAAAAGGGAGATTGTACGTTATAAACAAAAAGAATCCTAGATTTAAACAAAGACAAGGATAG
- the rpsC gene encoding 30S ribosomal protein S3 — protein sequence MGQKTNPIGNRLGIIRGWDSNWYGGNDYGDKLAEDHKIRKYIHARLSKASVSKVIIERTLKLVTVTITTARPGIIIGKGGQEVDKLKEELKKITDKEVQINIFEIKRPELDAYLVATSICRQIESRISYRRAIKMAIAASMRMNAEGIKVLISGRLNGAEMARSEGFKEGRVPLSTFRADIDYALAEAHTTYGRMGIKVWIMKGEVYGKRDLSPLAGMDKKQSGGKGGDSPRGKSNFNKGGKPDARKRK from the coding sequence ATGGGACAAAAGACAAATCCAATTGGAAATAGACTTGGTATCATCAGAGGATGGGACTCAAACTGGTATGGTGGAAATGATTATGGTGATAAACTTGCCGAAGATCACAAAATCAGAAAGTATATCCATGCTCGTTTATCAAAAGCTAGTGTATCAAAAGTAATCATCGAGAGAACTTTGAAACTTGTAACCGTTACTATCACTACTGCTAGACCTGGTATCATTATCGGAAAAGGTGGACAAGAGGTAGACAAGTTAAAAGAAGAACTTAAGAAAATTACTGACAAAGAGGTTCAAATCAACATCTTTGAAATTAAAAGACCTGAACTTGACGCGTATCTAGTTGCTACAAGCATCTGTCGTCAAATCGAAAGCCGTATTTCTTACAGACGTGCAATCAAAATGGCTATTGCTGCTTCTATGCGTATGAACGCTGAAGGTATCAAAGTTTTGATTTCTGGTCGTTTGAATGGTGCTGAGATGGCACGTTCAGAAGGTTTCAAAGAAGGAAGAGTTCCTTTATCAACTTTCAGAGCCGATATTGATTATGCATTAGCTGAAGCGCATACTACTTATGGTAGAATGGGTATCAAAGTGTGGATCATGAAAGGTGAAGTTTACGGAAAGAGAGATCTTTCTCCGCTTGCTGGAATGGACAAGAAACAATCTGGCGGAAAAGGTGGAGATTCTCCTCGTGGGAAATCTAACTTTAATAAAGGTGGAAAGCCAGACGCTCGTAAAAGAAAGTAA
- the rpsQ gene encoding 30S ribosomal protein S17, giving the protein MEEKRNLRKERVGVVTSDKMDKSIVVAEVRKVKHPLYGKFVLKTKKYVAHDETNDCNIGDTVRISETRPLSKSKCWRLVEILERAK; this is encoded by the coding sequence ATGGAAGAAAAAAGAAATTTAAGAAAAGAAAGAGTTGGTGTTGTAACTTCGGACAAAATGGATAAATCTATTGTTGTTGCAGAAGTGCGTAAAGTAAAACACCCATTATACGGTAAGTTCGTGTTGAAAACAAAGAAATACGTTGCACACGACGAAACAAACGACTGTAACATTGGAGATACTGTAAGAATTAGCGAAACGCGTCCTTTAAGTAAATCAAAATGTTGGAGATTAGTTGAAATCCTAGAAAGAGCTAAATAA
- the rplR gene encoding 50S ribosomal protein L18, which yields MSLTKPERRQRIRFRIRKTISGTATNPRLSVFRSNKEIYAQLIDDVNGVTLLAASSREKEIGKGTNIEVATAVGKLVAEKAIKAGIDVVTFDRGGYLYHGRIKSLAEGARAAGLKF from the coding sequence ATGTCATTAACGAAACCTGAAAGAAGACAAAGAATTAGATTCAGAATTAGAAAAACGATTAGTGGTACTGCTACTAATCCAAGACTTTCTGTATTTAGAAGTAACAAAGAAATTTATGCTCAACTTATTGATGACGTAAACGGAGTTACTTTATTGGCTGCTTCTTCAAGAGAAAAAGAAATAGGTAAAGGTACGAACATTGAAGTGGCAACTGCAGTTGGAAAACTAGTTGCTGAGAAAGCTATTAAAGCTGGAATAGATGTAGTAACGTTCGATAGAGGAGGTTATTTATATCATGGTCGTATTAAATCATTAGCGGAAGGCGCGAGAGCGGCTGGACTTAAATTCTAA
- the rplO gene encoding 50S ribosomal protein L15: MNLSNLQPAEGATHNQNKRLGRGEGSGKGGTSARGHKGAKSRSGYSKKIGFEGGQMPLQRRVPKFGFTNINRKDYEGVNLDTLQLLVDNGIITDAVDMTTYVANRLATKNEIVKILGRGELKAKLKVTAHKFTATAKAAIEAAGGEAVTI; encoded by the coding sequence ATGAATTTAAGTAACTTACAACCAGCTGAAGGGGCAACGCACAATCAAAATAAGAGATTAGGTAGAGGAGAAGGTTCTGGAAAAGGTGGTACTTCTGCAAGAGGTCACAAAGGAGCAAAATCTCGTTCTGGATATTCTAAAAAGATTGGTTTTGAAGGAGGGCAAATGCCACTTCAAAGACGTGTGCCTAAGTTTGGTTTTACAAACATCAATCGTAAAGATTACGAAGGTGTGAATCTAGATACGCTTCAATTATTAGTTGATAATGGTATAATTACAGATGCTGTCGATATGACAACTTATGTAGCTAACCGTTTGGCAACTAAAAATGAAATCGTTAAGATTTTAGGAAGAGGAGAATTGAAAGCAAAATTAAAAGTAACTGCTCACAAATTTACTGCTACTGCAAAAGCTGCTATTGAAGCTGCTGGAGGAGAAGCTGTAACAATATAA
- the rpsK gene encoding 30S ribosomal protein S11 encodes MAKATAKKRKVIVESTGEAHISATFNNIIISLTNKKGEVISWSSAGKMGFRGSKKNTPYAAQMAAEDCSKVALEAGLKKVKVYVKGPGNGRESAIRSLHNGGIEVTEIIDVTPMPHNGCRPPKRRRV; translated from the coding sequence ATGGCTAAAGCAACTGCAAAAAAACGTAAAGTTATCGTTGAATCAACGGGAGAAGCTCATATTTCTGCTACCTTCAATAACATCATCATTTCTTTGACAAACAAAAAAGGTGAAGTTATTTCTTGGTCTTCAGCTGGTAAAATGGGTTTTAGAGGTTCTAAAAAGAATACTCCATACGCAGCCCAAATGGCAGCAGAAGATTGTAGTAAAGTAGCTCTTGAAGCAGGACTTAAAAAAGTGAAAGTGTATGTTAAAGGACCAGGAAACGGACGTGAGTCTGCTATCCGTTCTTTGCATAACGGTGGAATTGAAGTTACAGAGATTATCGATGTTACTCCAATGCCTCACAACGGATGTCGTCCTCCAAAAAGACGTAGAGTTTAA
- the rplN gene encoding 50S ribosomal protein L14, translating to MVQQESRLKVADNTGAKEVLTIRVLGGTKRRYASVGDKIVVSIKDTTPNGSVKKGAVSTAVVVRTRKEVRRADGSYIRFDDNACVLLNAAGEMRGTRVFGPVARELREKQFMKIVSLAPEVL from the coding sequence ATGGTACAACAAGAATCAAGACTAAAAGTAGCAGATAACACTGGAGCAAAGGAAGTTTTAACTATCCGTGTTTTAGGAGGTACCAAAAGAAGGTATGCCTCTGTTGGTGACAAGATTGTAGTTTCTATCAAAGATACAACTCCAAACGGAAGCGTTAAAAAAGGAGCTGTTTCAACTGCAGTTGTTGTACGTACCAGAAAAGAAGTGAGAAGAGCCGATGGTTCTTATATCCGTTTCGATGACAATGCATGTGTTCTTTTGAACGCTGCAGGGGAAATGAGAGGAACTCGTGTTTTTGGACCGGTAGCAAGAGAACTTCGTGAAAAACAATTCATGAAAATTGTATCATTAGCACCAGAAGTGCTTTAA